A genomic segment from Burkholderia plantarii encodes:
- a CDS encoding 2-keto-3-deoxygluconate permease: MQIPIKRSIERVPGGMMIVPLLIGSIVATFLPGMPKFFGSFTNALFTGALPILAVFYVCMGAGIDIKATPYLMKKGGALLVTKVGAAVVVGIVLGHFLGEQPVSSGLFAGISTLAVVAAMNDTNGGLYMALMGQYGRSEDVGAYTLMSLESGPFLTMVTMGVAGLSAFPWQTLVGSILPLALGMLLGNLDREMRAFLAKAVPVMIPFFALALGAGLDLHKVWQAGLLGIGLGVAVVVVTGIPLYFADRLTGGTGVAGVAAANTAGNAAAVPALVAAANPVYNAAAQSATLLVAACVVVTAILSPILTASVAKRYQRRQEARAAASNPGRETA, translated from the coding sequence ATGCAGATCCCCATCAAACGCTCGATCGAACGCGTGCCCGGCGGCATGATGATCGTCCCCCTGCTGATCGGCTCGATCGTGGCGACGTTCCTGCCCGGCATGCCGAAGTTCTTCGGCTCGTTCACGAACGCGCTGTTCACCGGCGCGCTGCCGATCCTCGCCGTGTTCTACGTCTGCATGGGCGCGGGCATCGACATCAAGGCCACCCCGTACCTGATGAAGAAAGGCGGCGCGCTGCTCGTCACCAAGGTGGGCGCGGCCGTGGTGGTGGGCATCGTGCTCGGCCATTTCCTCGGCGAGCAGCCGGTCTCCTCCGGCCTGTTCGCCGGCATCTCGACGCTGGCCGTGGTGGCCGCGATGAACGACACCAACGGCGGCCTCTACATGGCGCTGATGGGCCAGTACGGCCGCTCGGAGGACGTCGGCGCCTACACGCTGATGTCGCTCGAATCGGGACCGTTCCTGACCATGGTGACGATGGGCGTCGCGGGCCTGTCGGCGTTCCCGTGGCAGACGCTGGTGGGCAGCATCCTGCCGCTCGCGCTCGGCATGCTGCTCGGCAACCTGGACCGCGAGATGCGCGCGTTTCTGGCCAAGGCCGTGCCGGTGATGATCCCGTTCTTCGCGCTGGCGCTCGGCGCCGGCCTCGACCTGCACAAGGTCTGGCAGGCCGGCCTGCTCGGCATCGGCCTGGGCGTGGCGGTGGTGGTCGTGACGGGCATTCCGCTCTACTTCGCCGACCGCCTGACGGGCGGCACCGGCGTGGCCGGCGTGGCGGCGGCCAACACCGCCGGCAACGCGGCGGCCGTTCCGGCGCTGGTGGCGGCGGCCAACCCGGTGTACAACGCGGCGGCGCAAAGCGCGACGCTGCTGGTGGCGGCCTGCGTGGTGGTGACGGCGATCCTCTCGCCGATCCTGACCGCGTCCGTGGCCAAGCGCTACCAGCGCCGGCAGGAGGCCCGGGCCGCGGCGTCGAACCCGGGGCGGGAGACGGCATGA
- a CDS encoding four-carbon acid sugar kinase family protein, producing the protein MTRLLIIADDLSGAADCAIGFAGAGHRTVVTLDATRLATHEDADTIAVDTDTRRLTPEAASARTTAAYAEICVRGQRLYKKIDSTLRGNWAAEVAGLHALVGMAIVAPAFPATGRTVRGGHVYVHGEPLEQTATWQLEHAERPAGLAEQLAEAGLRTALLDAEALRDEPQQLAARIAALAADGTQALIVDAQSTQALRALADVTLRSDADFFWVGSGGLAREIAALDARDGASGADDASGAFPGGPILILVGSLSAVSERQCVVLREQGGVEEWTVPPAVLRRAAGHADWQDWQARIGAALGAGRDLLLRIGRDDAFDPAESMQLSTALAALVEPHFAKVGGLIATGGETARAMLTAARIGNLRLLAEVEAGVAVARPLDAAHPHRPGVVTKAGAFGTDRALYAAWRTLRNETGPDVGTR; encoded by the coding sequence ATGACGCGTTTGCTGATCATCGCGGACGACCTGTCGGGCGCCGCCGACTGCGCGATCGGCTTCGCGGGCGCGGGCCATCGCACCGTCGTCACGCTGGACGCGACGCGCCTGGCCACGCATGAAGACGCCGACACGATCGCCGTCGACACCGATACGCGGCGCCTCACGCCCGAAGCAGCGTCGGCGCGCACCACGGCCGCCTACGCCGAGATCTGCGTGCGCGGCCAGCGGCTGTACAAAAAAATCGACTCGACGCTGCGCGGCAACTGGGCCGCGGAAGTGGCCGGACTGCACGCGCTGGTGGGCATGGCGATCGTCGCGCCGGCGTTCCCGGCCACCGGTCGCACGGTGCGAGGCGGCCATGTCTACGTCCACGGCGAGCCGCTCGAGCAGACCGCGACCTGGCAGCTCGAACACGCGGAGCGGCCCGCGGGCCTCGCCGAGCAGCTCGCCGAGGCCGGCCTGCGCACCGCGCTGCTGGACGCCGAAGCGCTGCGCGACGAGCCGCAACAGCTGGCGGCCCGGATCGCCGCGCTGGCCGCGGACGGCACGCAGGCGCTGATCGTCGACGCGCAGAGCACGCAGGCGCTGCGCGCGCTGGCCGACGTGACGCTGCGCAGCGACGCGGATTTCTTCTGGGTCGGCTCGGGCGGCCTCGCGCGAGAAATCGCGGCGCTCGACGCACGCGACGGCGCGAGCGGCGCGGATGACGCGAGCGGCGCGTTTCCCGGCGGCCCGATCCTGATCCTGGTCGGCAGCCTGTCGGCCGTCAGCGAGCGCCAGTGCGTGGTGCTGCGCGAGCAGGGCGGCGTCGAGGAATGGACCGTGCCGCCCGCCGTGCTGCGCCGCGCGGCCGGCCACGCCGACTGGCAGGACTGGCAGGCGCGGATCGGCGCGGCGCTCGGCGCCGGCCGCGATCTGCTGCTGCGCATTGGCCGCGACGACGCGTTCGATCCGGCGGAAAGCATGCAACTGTCGACGGCGCTCGCCGCGCTCGTCGAGCCGCACTTCGCGAAGGTCGGCGGCCTGATCGCGACCGGCGGCGAAACCGCGCGCGCGATGCTCACGGCCGCGCGCATCGGCAACCTGCGCCTGCTGGCCGAAGTGGAAGCCGGGGTGGCCGTGGCACGGCCGCTCGACGCGGCGCATCCGCATCGGCCGGGCGTCGTGACCAAGGCCGGCGCGTTCGGCACCGACCGCGCGCTGTACGCGGCGTGGCGAACCCTGCGCAACGAAACCGGACCGGACGTCGGCACACGCTGA
- the pdxA gene encoding 4-hydroxythreonine-4-phosphate dehydrogenase PdxA translates to MSNYLPVIGITMGDAAGVGAEVVVKSLTHASVYAQCRPLVIGDAKRLELANRIVGGTMRVRRIEDASQARYEQGTIDCIDLGLIPEDLPFGQLSAVAGDAAYQYIKRAAELAQAGTIDAICTAPLNKEALHAGGHKYPGHTEMLAALTGVDEVSMMLVAPQLRVIHVTTHIGILDAVRKIEPGLVQRTIERGHATLVKAGIEKPRIGVCGINPHAGENGLFGYGEEEEKIIPAVQALQARGLDVTGPLPADTLFFRAGRGDFDLVVAMYHDQGHGPVKVLGLEAGVNVTVGLEVIRTSVDHGTAFDIAGKGVVDEGSMLEALRQGAELATRRH, encoded by the coding sequence ATGAGCAACTATCTTCCTGTAATCGGCATCACGATGGGCGATGCGGCCGGCGTCGGCGCGGAGGTCGTCGTCAAGAGTCTCACGCACGCGTCGGTCTACGCGCAATGCCGCCCGCTCGTGATCGGCGACGCGAAGCGGCTCGAACTCGCGAACCGGATCGTCGGCGGCACGATGCGGGTGCGCCGCATCGAGGACGCCTCGCAGGCCCGCTACGAGCAGGGCACCATCGACTGCATCGACCTCGGCCTGATCCCCGAAGACCTGCCGTTCGGGCAGCTCTCGGCCGTGGCCGGCGACGCCGCCTACCAGTACATCAAGCGCGCGGCCGAACTCGCGCAGGCCGGCACGATCGACGCGATCTGCACCGCCCCGCTCAACAAGGAAGCGCTGCACGCGGGCGGCCACAAGTATCCGGGCCACACGGAAATGCTCGCGGCGCTGACCGGCGTGGACGAGGTGTCGATGATGCTGGTCGCGCCGCAGCTGCGCGTGATCCACGTGACGACCCACATCGGCATCCTCGACGCGGTGCGCAAGATCGAGCCGGGCCTCGTGCAGCGCACGATCGAACGCGGCCACGCGACGCTCGTGAAGGCCGGCATCGAGAAGCCGCGCATCGGCGTGTGCGGGATCAACCCGCATGCCGGCGAAAACGGCCTGTTCGGCTACGGCGAGGAAGAGGAAAAGATCATCCCCGCGGTGCAGGCGCTGCAGGCGCGCGGCCTCGACGTGACCGGCCCGCTGCCGGCCGACACGCTGTTCTTCCGCGCCGGGCGCGGCGACTTCGACCTGGTGGTGGCGATGTACCACGACCAGGGCCATGGCCCGGTGAAGGTGCTCGGCCTGGAGGCCGGCGTGAACGTGACGGTGGGCCTGGAAGTGATCCGCACTTCGGTCGATCACGGCACCGCGTTCGACATCGCCGGCAAGGGCGTGGTGGACGAAGGCAGCATGCTGGAAGCGCTGCGCCAGGGCGCGGAGCTGGCCACGCGCCGCCACTGA
- a CDS encoding DeoR/GlpR family DNA-binding transcription regulator: MKKTTDRHQAILELVRTRDANVEELCAALGVSEATIRRDLTTLARQRRLVRTYGGATAAQVGVHEPEASLKEREAAQREQKEAIAQAAAARVRAGDTVLLDGGTTCAALARHLAAREDLHVVTNNLLAVMALASAPGVRLTLIGGELRNSSMSTLGPLAELVLGRLTVDIAFLGADGVVAGFGLCEASVQQAYLKECIVARAAEVVVLADSAKLGRARQQHWTPLPRRWRLITSAQADEATLAPFRELEEVTIELA, encoded by the coding sequence GTGAAGAAAACCACCGACCGCCATCAGGCGATTCTCGAACTGGTCCGGACCCGCGACGCCAACGTCGAGGAACTGTGCGCGGCGCTGGGCGTGTCGGAAGCGACCATCCGGCGCGACCTGACCACGCTCGCGCGGCAGCGCCGGCTGGTGCGCACCTATGGCGGCGCGACCGCGGCGCAGGTCGGCGTCCATGAACCCGAGGCCTCGCTGAAGGAACGCGAGGCCGCGCAGCGCGAGCAGAAGGAAGCCATCGCGCAGGCCGCCGCCGCGCGGGTCCGCGCCGGCGACACCGTGCTGCTCGACGGCGGCACCACCTGCGCCGCGCTGGCCCGGCACCTGGCCGCGCGCGAGGATCTGCACGTGGTGACCAACAACCTGCTCGCGGTGATGGCGCTGGCCAGCGCGCCGGGCGTGCGGCTCACGCTGATCGGCGGCGAGCTGCGCAATTCGAGCATGAGCACGCTCGGGCCGCTCGCCGAACTCGTGCTCGGCAGGCTGACCGTCGACATCGCGTTCCTCGGCGCCGACGGCGTGGTGGCCGGCTTCGGCCTCTGCGAGGCGTCGGTGCAGCAGGCGTATCTGAAGGAATGCATCGTGGCGCGTGCCGCCGAGGTGGTCGTGCTGGCCGACTCGGCCAAGCTCGGCCGCGCGCGGCAGCAGCACTGGACGCCGCTGCCGCGCCGCTGGCGCCTGATCACCTCGGCGCAGGCCGATGAAGCCACGCTCGCGCCGTTTCGCGAGCTCGAGGAAGTGACGATCGAACTCGCTTAG
- a CDS encoding YciI family protein: MLFSIQLLDRPGTIALRTELRPAHKAYLGAVAERIAFAGPLFEADGETVAGSLLVLDFPSREAALEWLDAEPFTAAGVYGTRTIHAFANLWPQRAGFPPA; the protein is encoded by the coding sequence ATGCTGTTTTCGATCCAGTTGCTCGACAGGCCCGGCACCATCGCGCTGCGCACTGAACTGCGTCCGGCCCACAAGGCTTACCTCGGCGCCGTGGCCGAGCGCATCGCGTTCGCCGGCCCGCTGTTCGAGGCCGACGGCGAGACCGTGGCCGGCAGCCTGCTGGTGCTCGACTTCCCCTCGCGCGAGGCCGCGCTCGAATGGCTCGACGCGGAACCGTTCACGGCGGCCGGCGTGTACGGCACGCGCACGATCCACGCGTTCGCGAATCTGTGGCCGCAACGCGCCGGCTTCCCGCCGGCCTGA